Proteins encoded within one genomic window of Guyparkeria hydrothermalis:
- the ffh gene encoding signal recognition particle protein, which produces MFDNLSKRLGGLLDGLKGQGRLTEDNIKDALREVRMALLEADVALPVVREFIKDVRERAVGAEVAKSLQPGQVFVKIVNDELTRLMGSENAELDLAARPPAVILMAGLQGAGKTTTAGKLGRWLKKNQKKKVLVVSSDVYRPAAIDQLETVAKQVGVDFFPSSSDQDPVEIAKAARAEAELKFYDVLIVDTAGRLHVDEEMMGEVARIHGAVDPIETLFVVDSMTGQDAANTAQAFHEQLPLTGVILTKADGDARGGAALSVRQVTGKPIKFLGVGEKLDALEPFHPDRIASRILGMGDVVSLVEQAQETVDADKAKALADKVRSGKGFTLEDMRDQFSQMLKMGGMGGLMDKLPGMGKLGADAQKHIDDKDIKRMIAIIDSMTPGERQRPDIIKGSRKRRIANGSGMQVQDVNRLLKQYRDMRDMMKKLSGGGMKKMMRAMKGRMPGMPF; this is translated from the coding sequence ATGTTTGACAATCTTTCCAAGCGACTCGGCGGATTGCTCGACGGCCTCAAGGGCCAGGGGCGACTGACCGAGGACAACATCAAGGATGCCCTGCGCGAGGTGCGCATGGCACTGCTGGAGGCCGACGTGGCCCTGCCGGTGGTGCGCGAGTTCATCAAGGACGTGCGCGAGCGGGCGGTTGGCGCCGAGGTGGCCAAGAGCCTCCAGCCGGGCCAGGTGTTCGTCAAGATCGTCAACGACGAGCTGACCCGCCTGATGGGCTCGGAGAACGCCGAGCTCGATCTCGCCGCCCGTCCGCCGGCGGTCATCCTGATGGCCGGCCTGCAGGGCGCGGGCAAGACGACCACGGCGGGCAAGCTCGGTCGCTGGCTGAAGAAGAATCAGAAAAAGAAGGTGCTGGTGGTTTCCTCGGACGTCTATCGTCCGGCGGCGATCGACCAGCTCGAGACGGTGGCCAAGCAGGTCGGCGTCGACTTCTTCCCTTCGTCGAGCGATCAGGATCCGGTCGAGATCGCCAAGGCCGCCCGCGCCGAGGCGGAGCTCAAGTTCTACGACGTGTTGATCGTCGATACCGCCGGTCGCCTGCACGTCGACGAGGAGATGATGGGCGAGGTCGCCCGTATCCACGGTGCGGTCGATCCGATCGAGACCTTGTTCGTCGTCGACTCGATGACCGGTCAGGATGCGGCCAACACCGCCCAGGCCTTCCACGAGCAGCTGCCGCTGACCGGCGTGATCCTGACCAAGGCCGACGGCGATGCCCGCGGCGGTGCCGCACTGTCGGTCCGGCAGGTCACCGGCAAGCCGATCAAGTTCCTCGGTGTCGGCGAGAAGCTCGACGCCCTTGAGCCATTTCACCCGGATCGGATCGCCTCGCGCATCCTCGGCATGGGCGACGTGGTCTCGCTGGTCGAGCAGGCCCAGGAGACGGTCGACGCCGACAAAGCCAAGGCGCTGGCGGACAAGGTTCGTTCCGGCAAGGGCTTCACGCTCGAGGACATGCGCGACCAGTTCAGCCAGATGCTGAAGATGGGCGGCATGGGCGGACTGATGGACAAGCTGCCCGGCATGGGCAAGCTGGGCGCCGATGCGCAGAAGCACATCGACGACAAGGACATCAAGCGCATGATCGCCATCATCGACTCGATGACCCCCGGCGAGCGTCAGCGCCCGGACATCATCAAGGGCTCGCGCAAGCGTCGCATCGCGAACGGCTCGGGCATGCAGGTGCAGGACGTCAACCGCCTGCTCAAGCAGTACCGCGACATGCGCGACATGATGAAGAAGCTTTCCGGCGGCGGCATGAAGAAGATGATGCGCGCCATGAAGGGGCGCATGCCCGGCATGCCGTTCTGA
- the typA gene encoding translational GTPase TypA — protein MIANLRNIAIIAHVDHGKTTLVDRLLQQSGTLDARADHGDRVMDSNQIEKERGITILAKNTAIKWHSPEGQDWRINIVDTPGHADFGGEVERVMSMVDSVLLLVDAVDGPMPQTRFVTQKAFEHGLKPIVVINKIDRPGARPDWVINEVFDLFDRLGATDDQLDFPIVYASALNGYASLDENVREGDMTPLFEAIAERVPAPDVDPDGPFQLQVSSLDYNSYVGVIGVGRIKRGKVSTNTSVKVVGRDGEVRNGRVLQIMGFHGLDRVEVDSAQAGDIIAFSGIDPLYISDTLCDPEAVEALPALTVDEPTVSMTFQVNTSPFAGREGKFLTSRQIRERLDRELVHNVALRVEQLDDPDKFRVSGRGELHLSVLIENMRREGYELGVSRPEVIVREVDGEKQEPYEQLVVDIEEQHQGAVMEKLGLRRGEMRNMEPDGQGRVRLEFIIPSRGLIGFRTEFLTATQGTGLMFSVFDHYGKYQPGMVGQRINGVLIASETGKALAYALFNLQDRGRLMIGHGDEVYEGQVVGIHARDNDLTVNVLKGKKLTNVRAAGTDEALTLTPPERYTLEQALEFIDDDELVEVTPESIRIRKKHLTENERKRASRAAS, from the coding sequence GTGATCGCCAATCTCCGTAATATCGCCATCATCGCCCACGTTGACCACGGCAAGACCACGCTGGTCGACCGCCTCCTGCAGCAGTCCGGCACCCTCGATGCCCGTGCCGACCACGGCGACCGGGTGATGGATTCCAACCAGATCGAGAAGGAACGGGGCATCACGATCCTGGCCAAGAACACGGCGATCAAGTGGCACTCCCCCGAGGGACAGGACTGGCGCATCAACATCGTCGACACCCCGGGCCACGCCGACTTCGGCGGCGAGGTCGAGCGGGTCATGTCGATGGTCGACTCCGTGCTGCTGCTGGTCGACGCGGTCGACGGCCCGATGCCGCAGACGCGCTTCGTCACGCAGAAGGCCTTCGAGCACGGCCTCAAGCCGATCGTGGTCATCAACAAGATCGATCGTCCGGGCGCGCGTCCGGACTGGGTCATCAATGAGGTGTTCGACCTGTTCGACCGCCTGGGCGCGACCGACGACCAGCTCGACTTCCCGATCGTCTACGCCTCGGCCCTGAACGGCTACGCCAGCCTGGACGAGAACGTCCGCGAGGGCGACATGACTCCGCTGTTCGAGGCGATCGCCGAGCGCGTTCCGGCCCCGGACGTCGATCCGGACGGCCCGTTCCAGCTGCAGGTCTCGAGCCTCGATTACAACTCCTATGTCGGCGTCATCGGCGTCGGCCGGATCAAGCGCGGCAAGGTCTCGACCAACACGTCGGTGAAGGTCGTCGGTCGCGACGGCGAGGTACGCAACGGCCGCGTCCTGCAGATCATGGGCTTCCACGGTCTGGACCGCGTCGAGGTCGATTCCGCCCAGGCCGGCGACATCATCGCCTTCTCGGGTATCGATCCGCTCTACATCTCCGACACGCTCTGTGACCCGGAGGCCGTCGAGGCGCTGCCGGCACTGACCGTCGACGAGCCGACCGTCTCGATGACCTTCCAAGTCAACACCTCGCCGTTCGCCGGTCGCGAGGGCAAGTTCCTCACCAGTCGTCAGATCCGCGAGCGCCTCGACCGCGAGCTGGTCCACAACGTGGCCCTGCGCGTCGAGCAGCTCGACGACCCGGACAAGTTCCGCGTCTCCGGCCGCGGCGAGCTGCACCTGTCGGTGCTGATCGAGAACATGCGCCGCGAGGGCTACGAGCTGGGCGTCTCCCGACCGGAGGTCATCGTCCGCGAGGTCGACGGCGAGAAGCAGGAGCCCTACGAGCAGCTGGTCGTCGACATCGAGGAGCAGCACCAGGGCGCGGTGATGGAGAAGCTCGGCCTGCGTCGCGGCGAGATGCGCAACATGGAGCCGGACGGCCAGGGCCGCGTGCGCCTCGAGTTCATCATCCCGTCGCGTGGCCTGATCGGCTTCCGCACCGAGTTCCTGACCGCGACCCAGGGCACCGGCCTGATGTTCTCGGTGTTCGACCACTACGGCAAGTACCAGCCGGGCATGGTCGGCCAGCGCATCAACGGCGTACTGATCGCCTCCGAGACCGGCAAGGCGCTCGCCTACGCCCTGTTCAACCTGCAGGACCGCGGTCGCCTGATGATCGGCCACGGCGATGAGGTCTATGAGGGCCAGGTGGTCGGTATCCACGCCCGCGACAACGACCTGACCGTCAACGTGCTCAAGGGCAAGAAGCTGACCAACGTCCGTGCCGCCGGTACCGACGAGGCGCTGACCCTGACCCCGCCGGAGCGCTACACGCTTGAGCAGGCGCTGGAGTTCATCGATGATGACGAGCTGGTCGAGGTCACCCCGGAATCCATCCGGATTCGCAAGAAGCACCTGACCGAGAACGAGCGCAAGCGCGCCAGCCGCGCCGCCTCCTAA
- the dapF gene encoding diaminopimelate epimerase, translating into MADRLAFTKMQGLGNDFMVIDAVSQKFPVAKWLTPERIRRWADRHFGIGFDQLLLIEPPARRQSDFRYRIFNGDGSEVEQCGNGARCFARFVAERGLTDRREIRVQTAGGPIVLHLTDDGQVCVDMGRPRFTPEEIPFKPPVTATGSPYTLMLSGRPGGLDKVTLEAVSMGNPHAVIQVDDVDAFPVEAVGPVVESHPAFPRRVNVGFVEQQADDHIRLRVYERGAGETLACGTGACAAVAAGIRADRLQTPCRVDLPGGTLVIDWSGRESDTLFMTGPAEFVFDGEVVVESTD; encoded by the coding sequence ATGGCCGACCGGCTGGCTTTCACCAAGATGCAGGGACTGGGCAACGACTTCATGGTCATCGATGCCGTGAGTCAGAAGTTCCCGGTCGCGAAATGGCTGACCCCGGAGCGCATCCGTCGTTGGGCAGACCGCCATTTCGGCATCGGCTTCGACCAGCTGTTGCTGATTGAACCGCCGGCCCGACGCCAGTCCGACTTTCGCTACCGCATCTTCAACGGTGACGGCAGCGAAGTGGAACAGTGCGGCAACGGCGCGCGCTGCTTCGCCCGGTTCGTCGCCGAACGCGGGCTGACCGATCGCCGCGAGATCCGGGTGCAGACCGCCGGCGGCCCGATCGTGCTGCACCTGACCGACGACGGCCAGGTCTGTGTCGACATGGGTCGACCGCGCTTCACCCCCGAGGAAATCCCGTTCAAGCCGCCGGTAACCGCGACCGGTTCGCCCTACACGCTGATGCTCAGTGGCCGGCCCGGCGGGCTCGACAAGGTCACCCTCGAGGCGGTCTCCATGGGCAACCCTCACGCGGTAATCCAGGTCGACGACGTGGACGCCTTCCCGGTGGAAGCGGTCGGCCCGGTGGTCGAATCCCATCCGGCCTTCCCGCGGCGGGTGAATGTCGGTTTTGTCGAACAGCAGGCCGACGACCACATCCGGCTGCGGGTTTACGAGCGCGGCGCGGGCGAAACGCTGGCCTGCGGCACCGGAGCCTGCGCGGCAGTCGCTGCCGGCATCCGAGCCGATCGACTGCAGACCCCCTGCCGGGTGGATCTGCCCGGCGGCACGCTGGTCATCGACTGGTCCGGCCGTGAGAGCGACACCTTGTTCATGACCGGTCCGGCCGAATTCGTCTTCGACGGCGAGGTGGTCGTCGAGTCAACTGACTGA
- a CDS encoding DUF484 family protein: MNENAALELADTDATAESGGEKPTAEAVLDYLRAHPELFLDHPEILDAVELPGPPQPIVSLHHWQLRRWRHRAMSQKSALDQLHQVAADNAEADRLLHRFCQTLLGATDRSTATLERLIGETFEVDACRVAPLSELDGETRGQLAGWLENPVPHCGRLHDTVRETLFGDALPQTGSAALISVTTDGDASARYIVALGRRLPDGFNPAQGTHFLEQIGELAAAFLSPSAAKDNA; the protein is encoded by the coding sequence ATGAACGAGAACGCGGCCCTCGAACTTGCCGACACGGATGCCACCGCCGAATCTGGCGGGGAGAAACCTACCGCCGAAGCGGTGCTCGACTACCTCCGGGCCCACCCGGAGCTGTTCCTCGACCACCCGGAGATCCTCGACGCCGTCGAACTGCCTGGACCGCCGCAGCCGATCGTTTCGCTGCATCACTGGCAGCTGCGCCGCTGGCGCCATCGCGCCATGAGCCAGAAAAGCGCCCTCGACCAGCTCCACCAGGTGGCAGCCGACAATGCCGAGGCCGACCGCCTCCTGCACCGTTTCTGCCAGACGCTGCTCGGGGCGACCGACCGCTCCACCGCTACGCTGGAACGGCTGATCGGTGAAACCTTCGAGGTCGACGCCTGCCGGGTGGCCCCGCTGAGCGAACTGGACGGTGAGACCCGTGGACAACTGGCCGGCTGGCTGGAGAACCCGGTGCCGCACTGCGGCCGGCTCCACGACACGGTCCGCGAGACACTCTTCGGCGACGCCCTGCCCCAGACCGGATCGGCGGCCCTGATCTCGGTCACAACCGACGGCGACGCCAGCGCGCGCTATATCGTCGCGCTTGGCCGCCGCCTGCCAGACGGCTTCAACCCGGCGCAGGGCACGCATTTCCTCGAGCAGATCGGTGAGCTTGCGGCAGCCTTCCTCAGCCCGTCGGCGGCAAAGGACAACGCCTGA
- a CDS encoding tyrosine recombinase XerC: protein MGTAPLTTAFDQAGEALAADHRLNPLTRKAYQASWARFRRYLDERDVSSTEAIDDRCLRRFLAQLSRDDQSPRSIARHVSALKRLLRFWQRLDIPFTADPLLLKAPRAPKRLPDAPDIETVTRLLDSDPTENSNNKSSPAARRADEIRRSRDHCLFEWLYGSGLRLAELVSLDLTDIDLAAGQARVTGKRDKTRIVPVGRAAARAMRDWLSQRRQWDRQGSPAVFISDRGRRLSARSVQLRLNRASRQAGLDAPLHPHQLRHAFATHVLESSGDLRAVQEMLGHESLTTTQIYTHLDFQHLMNVYERAHPRAARRDSQSEPPADDQG from the coding sequence ATGGGCACCGCCCCGCTGACCACGGCCTTCGACCAGGCCGGCGAGGCGCTCGCCGCCGACCATCGCCTCAACCCGCTCACCCGTAAGGCCTATCAGGCCTCGTGGGCGCGGTTCCGGCGTTATCTCGACGAAAGGGACGTTTCCTCCACCGAGGCGATCGACGACCGCTGCCTGCGCCGTTTTCTCGCCCAACTGTCCCGTGACGACCAGTCGCCCCGCTCCATCGCCCGCCATGTCAGCGCACTCAAGCGTCTGCTGCGATTCTGGCAACGGCTCGATATTCCCTTCACGGCCGATCCCTTGCTGCTCAAGGCCCCGCGCGCCCCGAAGCGCCTGCCGGACGCTCCGGACATCGAGACGGTGACGCGACTGCTCGACAGCGATCCGACCGAGAACAGCAACAACAAATCCTCACCCGCCGCCAGGCGTGCCGACGAGATCCGCCGCAGCCGGGACCACTGCCTGTTCGAGTGGCTCTACGGCAGTGGCCTGCGACTGGCCGAACTCGTGTCGCTCGACCTGACCGATATCGATCTGGCCGCCGGGCAGGCACGCGTTACCGGCAAGCGCGACAAGACCCGCATCGTGCCGGTAGGACGGGCAGCGGCTCGCGCCATGCGCGACTGGCTGTCACAACGGCGGCAATGGGACCGGCAGGGTTCTCCGGCCGTTTTCATCAGCGATCGCGGCCGGCGACTGTCGGCGCGCTCGGTGCAACTGCGCCTGAACCGCGCGAGTCGCCAGGCGGGCCTCGATGCCCCGCTGCATCCACACCAACTGCGCCACGCCTTCGCCACCCACGTGCTCGAGTCCTCAGGCGACCTGCGCGCCGTGCAGGAAATGCTCGGCCACGAAAGCCTGACGACCACGCAGATCTACACCCACCTCGACTTCCAGCATCTGATGAATGTCTACGAGCGCGCCCACCCACGAGCCGCCCGTCGAGACAGCCAGTCCGAGCCGCCCGCCGACGATCAGGGTTGA
- the hslV gene encoding ATP-dependent protease subunit HslV — MAHHDETLYGTTILCLRKNGQTVIGGDGQVTLGHTVVKGNARKVRTLYNGQVLAGFAGATADAFTLFERFEAKLEKYSGNLLRSAVELAKDWRTDRMMRRLEAMLVVADRDAMLTISGNGDVIEPEDSLIAIGSGGAYAQSAATALMRHSELPARETVETALHIAGDICIYTNHKLTIEELD, encoded by the coding sequence ATGGCTCATCACGACGAAACCCTTTACGGCACCACCATCCTCTGCCTGCGCAAGAACGGTCAGACCGTCATCGGCGGCGACGGCCAGGTCACGCTCGGCCATACCGTGGTCAAAGGCAACGCGCGCAAGGTGCGCACGCTCTACAACGGGCAGGTGCTCGCCGGTTTCGCCGGCGCGACCGCGGATGCCTTCACCCTGTTCGAACGCTTCGAGGCCAAGCTGGAAAAATACAGCGGCAACCTGCTGCGCTCGGCCGTGGAGCTGGCCAAGGACTGGCGCACCGACCGGATGATGCGCCGGCTCGAGGCGATGCTGGTGGTGGCCGACCGTGACGCCATGCTCACCATCAGCGGCAACGGCGACGTGATCGAGCCGGAGGATTCGCTGATTGCGATCGGCTCCGGCGGCGCCTACGCCCAGTCGGCAGCCACCGCCCTGATGCGCCACTCGGAACTCCCCGCGCGGGAGACCGTCGAGACGGCACTGCACATTGCCGGCGATATCTGCATCTACACCAATCACAAGCTCACCATCGAAGAACTCGACTGA
- the hslU gene encoding ATP-dependent protease ATPase subunit HslU — MMNLTPTQIVSELDKHIVGQNAAKKAVAIALRNRWRRQQVDEPLKSEITPKNILMIGPTGVGKTEIARRLAKLANAPFLKIEATKFTEVGYVGRDVESMIRDLAEYALKMVRQEAMAEVKDRAKVAAEDRVLDALLPAPRDPWQSDDSHGEEAYRSTREKFRDKIRRGELDEREVEIELRQAPAGIDVMTPPGMEEMASQLRSVFQNMGQDKTQTRRMTVAEALAALTEEEAANLINEEEIRAEAAERVEQNGIVFIDEIDKVAKRAEHGGGEVSREGVQRDMLPLIEGSTVNTKVGMVRTDHILFIASGAFHVASPSDLIPELQGRLPIRVELQALSSDDFVRILTEPDAALTRQHTALLSADGLSIDFTDDAIRRIAEIAFEVNHRTENIGARRLHTVMEHLLEDLSFEADGESKTLTLDADFVEERLGELARDEDLSRYIL; from the coding sequence CTGATGAACCTGACACCGACCCAGATCGTCTCGGAACTCGACAAGCACATCGTCGGCCAGAACGCCGCCAAGAAGGCGGTGGCCATCGCCCTGCGGAACCGCTGGCGCCGCCAGCAGGTCGACGAGCCGCTCAAGAGCGAGATCACGCCCAAGAACATCCTCATGATCGGCCCGACCGGCGTGGGCAAGACCGAGATTGCCCGCCGTCTGGCCAAGCTCGCCAACGCGCCGTTCCTGAAGATCGAGGCGACCAAGTTCACCGAGGTGGGCTACGTCGGCCGTGACGTCGAATCGATGATCCGCGACCTGGCCGAGTACGCACTGAAGATGGTGCGCCAGGAGGCCATGGCCGAGGTCAAGGATCGGGCCAAGGTGGCCGCCGAGGATCGCGTGCTCGACGCCCTGCTGCCTGCTCCGCGGGATCCGTGGCAAAGCGACGACAGCCACGGCGAGGAGGCCTACCGCAGCACCCGCGAGAAATTCCGCGACAAGATCCGCCGCGGCGAGCTCGACGAGCGCGAGGTGGAGATCGAACTGCGCCAGGCACCGGCCGGCATCGACGTGATGACCCCGCCGGGCATGGAGGAAATGGCCAGCCAGCTGCGCTCGGTCTTCCAGAACATGGGGCAGGACAAGACTCAGACCCGACGCATGACGGTCGCCGAGGCCCTCGCCGCGCTGACCGAGGAAGAGGCGGCCAACCTCATCAACGAAGAGGAGATCCGCGCCGAGGCGGCCGAGCGCGTCGAGCAGAACGGCATTGTCTTCATCGACGAGATCGACAAGGTCGCCAAGCGCGCCGAGCACGGCGGTGGCGAGGTCTCCCGCGAGGGCGTGCAGCGCGACATGCTGCCGCTTATCGAGGGCTCGACCGTCAACACCAAGGTGGGCATGGTGCGCACCGACCACATCCTGTTCATCGCTTCGGGCGCCTTCCACGTCGCCAGCCCCTCGGACCTGATTCCGGAACTGCAGGGCCGGCTGCCGATTCGCGTCGAACTGCAGGCGCTGTCCAGCGACGACTTCGTGCGCATCCTGACCGAGCCCGATGCCGCGCTCACACGCCAACACACCGCCCTGCTGTCCGCCGATGGCCTCTCGATCGACTTCACCGACGATGCCATCCGACGGATCGCCGAGATCGCCTTCGAGGTGAACCACCGCACCGAGAACATCGGGGCCCGGCGCCTGCACACGGTCATGGAGCACCTGCTCGAGGATCTGAGCTTCGAGGCCGACGGCGAGTCCAAGACCCTGACGCTGGACGCGGACTTCGTCGAGGAGCGCCTGGGCGAGCTGGCGCGCGACGAAGACCTGAGCCGCTACATCCTGTAA
- a CDS encoding gamma-butyrobetaine hydroxylase-like domain-containing protein: protein MADNHPAPRQIRLGKDRRSLSLVFPDGAAFDLSAEYLRVFSPSAEVRGHGGGEMMLVLGKEQVKILDVQPVGRYAVKLVFDDGHDSGLYDWGLLRELGDRREGNWTYYLDRLASAGIERNPDREEPAGPYDVLSSSKPAKPD, encoded by the coding sequence ATGGCAGACAACCACCCCGCCCCGCGCCAGATCCGTCTGGGCAAGGACCGCCGCTCGCTGAGCCTCGTCTTCCCCGACGGGGCCGCCTTCGATCTCTCCGCCGAGTACCTGCGTGTATTCAGCCCATCGGCGGAGGTGCGCGGTCACGGCGGCGGCGAGATGATGCTGGTGCTCGGCAAGGAGCAGGTGAAGATTCTCGATGTGCAACCGGTGGGCCGGTACGCAGTCAAACTCGTGTTCGACGACGGCCACGACAGCGGTCTGTACGACTGGGGGCTGCTGCGCGAGCTGGGCGATCGGCGCGAGGGGAACTGGACCTATTACCTCGACCGACTGGCATCCGCCGGCATCGAGCGCAACCCGGATCGTGAGGAACCGGCCGGGCCGTACGATGTATTATCGTCATCGAAACCGGCCAAGCCGGACTGA
- the ubiE gene encoding bifunctional demethylmenaquinone methyltransferase/2-methoxy-6-polyprenyl-1,4-benzoquinol methylase UbiE, with the protein MTEKTHFGYREVPREEKSRLVGSVFDSVAGRYDLMNDAMSFGIHRLWKRVALEYTGLKRGGQALDLASGTGDLAARMARIVGDTGLVVLSDINASMLSIGREKLDEQGIFNNVEYGLANAEALPFESNRFDCVTIGFGLRNVTDKARALAEMARVVKPGGRVVILEFSKPTSPLVERVYDAYSFSALPVMGKLLANDADSYRYLAESIRMHPDQENLEQMMLDNGFDHVDVHNLTFGVVAIHVGFKF; encoded by the coding sequence ATGACCGAGAAGACGCACTTTGGCTACCGGGAAGTCCCCCGTGAGGAAAAGTCCCGGCTGGTGGGGTCGGTCTTCGATTCGGTCGCCGGCCGCTATGACCTGATGAACGATGCCATGTCGTTCGGCATCCACCGACTGTGGAAACGGGTGGCGCTCGAATACACCGGCCTCAAGCGTGGCGGCCAGGCGCTCGACCTCGCCTCCGGCACCGGCGACCTCGCCGCGCGCATGGCACGCATCGTCGGCGACACCGGGCTGGTGGTGCTCTCGGACATCAATGCCAGCATGCTCTCGATCGGCCGCGAAAAGCTCGACGAGCAAGGCATCTTCAACAACGTCGAGTACGGGCTGGCCAACGCCGAGGCCCTGCCCTTCGAGAGCAACCGCTTCGACTGCGTCACCATCGGCTTCGGCCTGCGCAACGTCACCGACAAGGCCCGAGCGCTTGCCGAGATGGCCCGCGTGGTCAAACCCGGTGGCCGGGTGGTGATCCTCGAGTTCTCCAAGCCGACCAGCCCGCTGGTCGAGCGCGTCTACGATGCCTACTCCTTCTCCGCGCTGCCGGTCATGGGCAAGCTACTGGCGAACGATGCCGACAGCTACCGCTACCTGGCCGAGTCGATCCGCATGCACCCGGACCAGGAGAACCTCGAGCAGATGATGCTCGACAACGGCTTCGACCACGTCGACGTCCACAACCTCACCTTCGGCGTGGTGGCCATCCACGTGGGCTTCAAGTTTTGA
- the mltF gene encoding membrane-bound lytic murein transglycosylase MltF: MKQPRRKRGIGRWLIPLVGVGALFAAPLAWWIHTWTPGEQPTRLAAIDVADSFKRTPQLTQVSDRGVLRVATMIEPTLYIPDSYRPQGLEYDLTGRFADRLGVDVEYLVVPNIDAAYEAVAENRADLAAAGLAIDPARQERFAFSPPYLTVSRKLIHAVDQPIPSGLTELAGLTVAVPAGSANRHWLERISRQPGAVPLTIEERQDKLAILEGIRHGDIEYALTLSHTALLAHKLSDDVAIGPIVGPPVSLAWAFSREADDSLLKAARRFFAEIRSDQQLRGLVDRHYAQFERLDESLSRRFLQDLETRARPYLRTFRRAGERYEIDWRLLASVGYQESKWQPDAVSHQGAYGLMQIILPTARGLGLTDPSNPTANIMAGAKYIAQLRELVPEEATEPDRTYLALAAYNVGIGHLSDALVLTRRQGGDPTQWAAVRERLPQLSDPAIYRDMRYGYARGSETVNYVENIRAFHDLMIWMATRENLLAARQ, from the coding sequence TTGAAGCAGCCCCGGCGGAAACGCGGGATCGGCCGCTGGCTGATCCCGCTCGTCGGCGTGGGCGCGTTGTTCGCCGCCCCGCTCGCCTGGTGGATCCACACCTGGACGCCGGGCGAGCAGCCGACCCGTCTGGCTGCCATCGACGTCGCCGACAGCTTCAAGCGCACGCCGCAACTCACCCAGGTGAGCGATCGTGGCGTATTGCGGGTCGCCACCATGATCGAACCCACCCTGTACATTCCGGATAGTTATCGTCCGCAGGGGCTGGAGTACGACCTCACCGGGCGATTCGCCGACCGGCTCGGCGTCGACGTCGAATACCTGGTGGTCCCGAACATCGATGCGGCGTACGAGGCGGTGGCCGAGAACCGCGCCGATCTGGCGGCCGCCGGGCTGGCAATCGACCCGGCACGCCAGGAGCGCTTCGCCTTCAGCCCGCCCTACCTCACCGTGAGCCGCAAGCTGATTCACGCCGTCGATCAGCCGATTCCCTCGGGATTGACCGAGCTCGCCGGTCTGACGGTGGCGGTGCCGGCCGGCTCGGCGAATCGACACTGGCTCGAGCGCATCAGCCGTCAGCCGGGCGCGGTACCGCTGACCATCGAGGAACGGCAGGACAAGCTGGCGATTCTCGAAGGCATTCGCCATGGCGATATCGAATACGCCCTGACCCTGTCCCACACGGCCCTGCTCGCCCACAAGCTCTCCGACGACGTCGCCATCGGCCCGATCGTCGGCCCGCCGGTTTCGCTGGCATGGGCCTTCTCGCGCGAGGCCGACGACTCGCTGCTCAAGGCGGCACGTCGCTTCTTCGCCGAGATCCGCAGTGATCAGCAGCTCCGCGGATTGGTCGATCGTCATTACGCCCAGTTCGAACGGCTCGACGAGTCGCTCTCGCGTCGTTTCCTGCAGGATCTGGAGACCCGCGCCCGCCCCTACCTGCGCACCTTCCGCCGCGCGGGTGAACGCTACGAGATCGACTGGCGGCTGCTCGCCTCGGTGGGCTACCAGGAATCAAAGTGGCAACCGGACGCGGTCTCCCACCAGGGCGCCTACGGGCTCATGCAGATCATCCTGCCCACGGCCCGCGGGCTCGGCCTGACCGACCCCAGCAACCCCACGGCGAACATCATGGCCGGGGCGAAGTACATTGCTCAATTGCGTGAACTGGTGCCGGAGGAAGCCACCGAACCGGATCGCACCTACCTGGCCCTGGCTGCCTACAACGTCGGCATCGGCCACCTGAGTGACGCCCTGGTGCTCACCCGCCGCCAGGGCGGCGACCCCACCCAGTGGGCTGCCGTCCGCGAACGGCTGCCGCAGCTCTCCGACCCGGCCATCTACCGTGACATGCGTTACGGCTACGCGCGCGGCAGCGAGACGGTGAACTACGTCGAGAACATCCGCGCCTTCCACGATCTGATGATCTGGATGGCGACCCGCGAGAACCTCCTCGCCGCGCGACAGTAA